A stretch of the Ascaphus truei isolate aAscTru1 chromosome 4, aAscTru1.hap1, whole genome shotgun sequence genome encodes the following:
- the RSPH3 gene encoding radial spoke head protein 3 homolog isoform X1: MHQRSSSAIKLGEKKKKPLPIVYSLVAKEELCDQATAHTQSAGFVVLLAEGIYCDTNFQQQRSETEKHLSPAEQHILITVPGSAPNDRAAMTSVLPSQKEVGSSTYSFSSRPRVVQTRRKYREIQLPMIEESYNFGNIMFDRRVVRGNTYAQQTLPLSSQPDPVELHRQQEIQRRAMAKKRARELLRLRTPEPIEGRKHIEVQTELYLEELSDRIEEKDMECQTDAFLDRPPTPLFIPAKTGADIATQILDGELFDFDLEVKPMLEVLVGKTIEQALLEVMEEEELANLRAQQCAFEELRNAEFAEAQRLEEQERRHREEKRRRRKQQQEILRKEKETAEKVAARAFAQQYLADLIPPVFGRLRDNGYFYDPVERDVETGFIPWLMEEVEKTLEKNNLGRTMLDLLIREVVEMRIHDFKKLESQDPALAKK; the protein is encoded by the exons ATGCATCAGCGCTCCAGCAGTGCAATAAAGCttggtgagaaaaaaaaaaagcctctgCCAATTGTTTACAGTCTGGTTGCTAAGGAAGAGCTCTGTGACCAGGCAACAGCTCACACACAGAGTGCTGGCTTTGTTGTGCTTCTGGCTGAGGGAATCTATTGTGACACAAACTTCCAGCAGCAGAGATCTGAGACTGAG AAGCACCTCTCTCCTGCTGAACAACATATCCTAATCACAGTCCCCGGGAGTGCGCCAAACGACAGGGCAGCCATGACCTCTGTACTACCCAGCCAGAAGGAGGTGGGGAGCAGCACCTACAGCTTCTCCAGCAGGCCCAGGGTCGTGCAAACCCGCAGGAAATACAGAGAAATCCAGCTACCTAT GATAGAAGAATCGTACAATTTTGGAAACATTATGTTTGACCGGAGAGTGGTACGAGGCAATACTTATGCACAACAAACATTACCTTTG TCTTCTCAGCCAGACCCAGTGGAACTCCACAGGCAGCAAGAGATCCAGAGGAGAGCTATGGCAAAAAAGCGAGCCCGGGAGCTGCTGCGGTTAAGAACGCCAGAGCCAATAGAGGGCAGGAAACACATTGAAGTTCAGACAG AGTTATACTTGGAGGAGCTCAGTGACCGCATTGAGGAGAAGGACATGGAATGCCAGACAGATGCCTTTCTGGACAGACCTCCCACACCTCTCTTTATCCCAGCAAAGACTGGCGCTGACATAGCTACTCAGATACTGGACGGAGAG CTGTTTGACTTTGACCTTGAGGTGAAACCAATGCTGGAAGTTTTGGTTGGGAAGACGATTGAACAGGCTCTCCTGGaagtgatggaggaggaggagctggCGAACCTTAGAGCACAGCAGTGCGCCTTCGAGGAGCTGCGCAATGCTGAATTTGCTGAAGCGCAGCGTCTGGAAGAGCaggagaggcggcacagagaggaaaAG CGACGGCGCAGAAAACAGCAACAGGAAATACTGCGGAAGGAAAAGGAGACGGCAGAGAAGGTTGCTGCCCGAGCATTTGCTCAACAGTATTTGGCTGATCTTATTCCTCCTGTGTTCGGCAGGCTGAGGGATAATGGATACTTCTACGATCCTGTGGAAAGAG ATGTAGAGACAGGATTCATCCCATGGCTGATGGAAGAGGTAGAGAAAACATTGGAGAAAAACAATCTGGGAAGAACAATGCTTGACC
- the RSPH3 gene encoding radial spoke head protein 3 homolog isoform X2 — MTSVLPSQKEVGSSTYSFSSRPRVVQTRRKYREIQLPMIEESYNFGNIMFDRRVVRGNTYAQQTLPLSSQPDPVELHRQQEIQRRAMAKKRARELLRLRTPEPIEGRKHIEVQTELYLEELSDRIEEKDMECQTDAFLDRPPTPLFIPAKTGADIATQILDGELFDFDLEVKPMLEVLVGKTIEQALLEVMEEEELANLRAQQCAFEELRNAEFAEAQRLEEQERRHREEKRRRRKQQQEILRKEKETAEKVAARAFAQQYLADLIPPVFGRLRDNGYFYDPVERDVETGFIPWLMEEVEKTLEKNNLGRTMLDLLIREVVEMRIHDFKKLESQDPALAKK, encoded by the exons ATGACCTCTGTACTACCCAGCCAGAAGGAGGTGGGGAGCAGCACCTACAGCTTCTCCAGCAGGCCCAGGGTCGTGCAAACCCGCAGGAAATACAGAGAAATCCAGCTACCTAT GATAGAAGAATCGTACAATTTTGGAAACATTATGTTTGACCGGAGAGTGGTACGAGGCAATACTTATGCACAACAAACATTACCTTTG TCTTCTCAGCCAGACCCAGTGGAACTCCACAGGCAGCAAGAGATCCAGAGGAGAGCTATGGCAAAAAAGCGAGCCCGGGAGCTGCTGCGGTTAAGAACGCCAGAGCCAATAGAGGGCAGGAAACACATTGAAGTTCAGACAG AGTTATACTTGGAGGAGCTCAGTGACCGCATTGAGGAGAAGGACATGGAATGCCAGACAGATGCCTTTCTGGACAGACCTCCCACACCTCTCTTTATCCCAGCAAAGACTGGCGCTGACATAGCTACTCAGATACTGGACGGAGAG CTGTTTGACTTTGACCTTGAGGTGAAACCAATGCTGGAAGTTTTGGTTGGGAAGACGATTGAACAGGCTCTCCTGGaagtgatggaggaggaggagctggCGAACCTTAGAGCACAGCAGTGCGCCTTCGAGGAGCTGCGCAATGCTGAATTTGCTGAAGCGCAGCGTCTGGAAGAGCaggagaggcggcacagagaggaaaAG CGACGGCGCAGAAAACAGCAACAGGAAATACTGCGGAAGGAAAAGGAGACGGCAGAGAAGGTTGCTGCCCGAGCATTTGCTCAACAGTATTTGGCTGATCTTATTCCTCCTGTGTTCGGCAGGCTGAGGGATAATGGATACTTCTACGATCCTGTGGAAAGAG ATGTAGAGACAGGATTCATCCCATGGCTGATGGAAGAGGTAGAGAAAACATTGGAGAAAAACAATCTGGGAAGAACAATGCTTGACC